One window of the Alphaproteobacteria bacterium genome contains the following:
- a CDS encoding long-chain fatty acid--CoA ligase has translation MSEIHDASRSTEFDTFPKLLIRNAKVRGNRPASREKQYGIWQTWTWSDVLDEVRAIACGLAAMGMKRGDRLAIIGDNRPQLYWTMVSAQAIGAVPVPLYQDSVAEEMKFVTNHAEVRFAVVEDQEQVDKLIEIKADLPHLEEIVYADTRGMRNYTAPNLHSIEALQEKGRDYHRDHPDFFDAEVAKSNGKDTAIVLYTSGTTGQPKGVILSFDNVVITAQNAVDREGLREDEEVLAYLPMAWVGDNIFSLAQAYCAGFCVSCPESAATVTHDLREIGPTYYFAPPLIYERILTNVMIRMEDASWLKRKTFHYFMGIARRVGTRILDGESVGLVDRLTYALGNILVYGPLKNTLGFSRIRIAYTAGEAIGPDIFDFFRSLGINIKQLYGSTEASVFVTIQPNGEIKPDTVGTPAPDVELKIAENGEVMFRSPGVFQAYYKNEEATRTTKTDDGWVHTGDAGIIGTDGHLKIIDRAKDVGRLNDGTMFAPKFIENKLKFFPNVAEVVAFGDGRDYVAAFINIDLEAVGNWSERSGYSYGSYQELAAKPEVYALIAGHIEQVNGDLAADPQLFGSQVRRFLILHKALDADDGELTRTRKVRRSFIADKYGVLIDALYSDKTHQEIETEVTFEDGRKGVIGADLQIRDVAMVEATPLKKAS, from the coding sequence ATGTCCGAAATCCACGACGCGAGCCGCTCTACAGAATTCGACACCTTCCCTAAATTGTTGATTCGTAATGCGAAGGTTCGGGGCAATCGGCCCGCGAGCCGTGAAAAGCAATACGGTATTTGGCAGACCTGGACCTGGTCCGACGTCCTCGACGAAGTCCGCGCGATCGCTTGCGGGCTGGCCGCGATGGGCATGAAACGCGGCGATCGGCTCGCGATCATCGGCGACAATCGGCCCCAGCTTTATTGGACCATGGTTTCCGCGCAGGCGATCGGTGCCGTGCCGGTGCCGCTCTATCAGGACTCCGTCGCCGAGGAGATGAAATTCGTCACCAACCATGCCGAGGTCCGGTTCGCCGTCGTCGAAGATCAGGAACAGGTCGACAAGTTGATCGAGATCAAGGCCGACCTGCCCCACTTGGAGGAAATCGTATATGCCGACACGCGCGGCATGCGGAACTACACGGCACCCAACCTGCACAGCATCGAGGCGCTCCAGGAAAAAGGCCGCGACTACCACCGCGACCATCCCGATTTCTTCGATGCCGAGGTTGCGAAAAGCAATGGCAAGGATACGGCGATCGTCCTTTACACCTCCGGCACGACGGGACAGCCCAAGGGCGTTATTTTGAGCTTCGACAATGTTGTCATCACCGCTCAAAACGCGGTCGACCGCGAGGGTTTGCGCGAGGACGAGGAGGTCCTTGCCTACCTGCCGATGGCATGGGTCGGTGACAACATCTTTTCGCTCGCCCAGGCCTATTGCGCCGGGTTCTGCGTCAGTTGCCCGGAAAGCGCGGCGACGGTGACCCATGATTTGCGTGAAATTGGGCCGACCTACTACTTCGCCCCGCCGCTCATCTACGAGCGGATCCTCACCAACGTGATGATCCGAATGGAAGACGCGAGTTGGCTCAAGCGCAAGACATTCCACTATTTCATGGGAATCGCACGGCGCGTGGGAACGCGCATCCTCGACGGCGAATCGGTCGGTCTCGTCGACCGGTTGACCTACGCTCTCGGCAACATCCTGGTCTATGGCCCGCTCAAGAACACGCTCGGCTTCAGCCGCATCCGCATCGCCTATACGGCGGGCGAGGCGATCGGACCCGACATTTTCGATTTTTTCCGCTCGCTCGGCATCAACATCAAACAGCTCTACGGGTCGACCGAGGCGTCGGTCTTCGTGACCATACAACCGAACGGCGAGATCAAACCCGACACCGTCGGCACGCCGGCGCCGGACGTTGAATTGAAAATCGCCGAAAATGGCGAGGTCATGTTCCGCAGCCCCGGTGTCTTCCAAGCGTACTACAAAAACGAGGAAGCGACGCGGACCACGAAGACCGACGATGGTTGGGTCCATACCGGCGACGCCGGCATCATCGGAACCGATGGCCACCTCAAGATCATCGACCGCGCCAAGGATGTCGGCCGGCTCAACGACGGCACCATGTTCGCGCCCAAGTTCATCGAGAACAAGCTCAAGTTCTTCCCCAACGTGGCGGAAGTTGTGGCGTTCGGCGATGGGCGCGATTACGTCGCCGCCTTCATCAACATCGATCTCGAAGCCGTCGGCAACTGGTCCGAGCGCAGCGGCTACTCCTACGGCAGCTATCAGGAACTCGCCGCCAAGCCGGAGGTCTATGCGCTGATCGCGGGCCATATCGAACAGGTCAATGGCGACCTCGCCGCGGACCCTCAGCTGTTCGGCTCGCAGGTCCGACGGTTCCTGATCCTGCACAAGGCGCTCGATGCCGATGACGGCGAATTGACGCGGACCCGGAAGGTCCGCCGTTCGTTCATCGCCGACAAATACGGCGTTCTGATCGACGCGCTCTATTCGGACAAGACCCACCAGGAGATCGAGACCGAGGTTACCTTCGAGGATGGCCGCAAAGGCGTGATCGGAGCCGATCTGCAGATCCGCGACGTCGCGATGGTCGAGGCCACGCCTTTGAAAAAGGCCAGCTAG